The Ruania alba genome has a window encoding:
- a CDS encoding PLP-dependent aminotransferase family protein, whose translation MATEPAPISFARGAPSLDIIDVEGLRAAADRAFTNDPAGSFAYGTSVGYKPLRAWIADRHGVSEDQVLVTNGSMQADAFLFETLVSAGDTVVVERPSYDRTLLSLKGRAADLKAIPLQEDGVDVAAFTELVRANPVALAHLIPNFQNPAGYSLSGDKRRTLVELAREQNFTIFEDDPYVELRFSGEPQPTMLSLATGGEVVYASSFSKTVCPGIRVGYLVGDAELIAKIAKLATGTYISPNMVAQSIVNEFVRGGSFESSIETVKTALAERAQRLCAGLREHVPDAQFVEPEGGYFLWVNLPEGVDGDALFDAAAARGVQIVKGSDFLLDDSKNAIRLAYSGVTPDEIDEGARRLGEAYRSL comes from the coding sequence ATGGCAACCGAACCTGCACCGATTTCCTTTGCCCGTGGCGCACCCTCGCTCGACATCATCGACGTCGAGGGCCTGCGCGCCGCCGCCGATCGTGCGTTCACGAACGACCCCGCCGGGTCCTTCGCCTACGGCACGTCGGTGGGTTACAAGCCGCTGCGCGCCTGGATCGCCGACCGGCACGGCGTCAGCGAGGACCAGGTGCTCGTCACCAACGGGTCCATGCAGGCCGACGCGTTCCTCTTCGAGACGCTCGTCTCCGCCGGGGACACCGTGGTGGTGGAGCGCCCCTCCTACGACCGCACGCTGCTCTCCCTGAAGGGCCGGGCGGCCGACCTCAAGGCGATCCCGCTGCAGGAGGACGGCGTGGACGTGGCCGCGTTCACCGAGCTCGTGCGCGCCAACCCGGTGGCGCTGGCGCACCTGATCCCGAACTTCCAGAACCCCGCCGGGTACTCCCTCTCCGGCGACAAGCGCCGAACCCTGGTGGAGCTGGCGCGGGAGCAGAACTTCACGATCTTCGAGGACGACCCGTACGTGGAGCTGCGCTTCTCGGGTGAGCCGCAGCCGACGATGCTCTCCCTGGCCACGGGTGGCGAGGTGGTCTATGCCTCCTCGTTCTCCAAGACGGTGTGCCCGGGCATCCGAGTGGGCTACCTGGTGGGCGACGCCGAGCTGATCGCGAAGATCGCCAAGCTCGCCACCGGCACCTACATCTCCCCGAACATGGTGGCCCAGTCCATCGTGAACGAGTTCGTCCGCGGCGGCTCCTTCGAGTCCTCCATCGAGACGGTCAAGACGGCGCTCGCCGAGCGTGCCCAACGCCTGTGCGCGGGTCTGCGCGAGCACGTGCCGGACGCGCAGTTCGTCGAGCCCGAGGGCGGCTACTTCCTCTGGGTGAACCTGCCCGAGGGGGTGGACGGTGACGCACTCTTCGACGCCGCTGCCGCTCGCGGCGTGCAGATCGTCAAGGGCAGCGACTTCCTGCTCGACGATTCCAAGAACGCGATCCGGCTCGCCTACTCCGGCGTGACCCCGGACGAGATCGACGAGGGTGCGCGCCGCCTGGGCGAGGCCTACCGCTCGCTCTGA
- a CDS encoding DUF5107 domain-containing protein, with amino-acid sequence MSEPTLRRSTLVLPGELPQTDPLPHPNELIESGFTLAGDLPPAMHERAALDRPRSMHPNLQQDRYHRDLSDLTLETVVLENDRYRATVVPSLGGRLWSLQDVRTGRELLYANGALQPANLALRNAWFAGGVEWNIGTKGHTAHTMSPLHAAQVNGPDGVPRLRLWEWDRLRGVVFQVDLWLPPGGALHVYVRIQNPQPVAVPMYWWSTAAVTEADDVRVLAPARSAFATDGDGPVRRVPVPVHDGSDTTWSVRSPVSADYFYDIDDGELPWVAAVAGDGHGLLQVSTSRLRGRKLFCWGTSTGGAQWQDWLSPTGGAYLEIQAGLLPTQFEHVAMPTGAHWDWVEVYGDADVDAQVAHGQDWTAAVGHVGEAAARLLADPDRTLTDARVVADQEPETHVSAGSGWGALELMAAGRPGSTLGDISPGTPFTREMLTGEAAGWVAVLEDAPAALDGADPAVPPASYVTGAHWESALTDLEPGWARDYHLGVLTHARGALDEAEGWYRRSLDHIGTAWARRGLALLAAERGELVRALELFLSVWRSEGVMGSPAESSLLVETMTAALAADRPGVALEVAEQASRRVRERGRVRLLRARAGWQVGNDVGAALTRTLLREGIEVPDLREGELELSDLWLAAFPDEPVPARYDYRMF; translated from the coding sequence GTGTCTGAACCTACGCTGCGCCGGTCCACCCTCGTCCTGCCCGGCGAGCTCCCACAGACCGACCCGCTGCCACACCCGAACGAGCTGATCGAGTCCGGGTTCACCCTGGCCGGCGACCTGCCGCCGGCGATGCACGAGCGTGCCGCCCTGGACCGCCCGCGCTCGATGCACCCGAACCTCCAGCAGGACCGGTACCACCGGGACCTCAGCGATCTCACCCTGGAGACCGTGGTCCTGGAGAACGATCGCTACCGTGCCACCGTGGTGCCGAGCCTGGGCGGGCGGCTCTGGTCCCTGCAGGATGTGCGCACCGGGCGCGAGCTGCTCTACGCCAACGGCGCCCTGCAGCCGGCGAACCTGGCCCTGCGCAACGCATGGTTCGCCGGTGGGGTGGAGTGGAACATCGGCACCAAGGGCCACACCGCACACACGATGTCACCGCTGCACGCGGCTCAGGTGAACGGCCCCGACGGCGTCCCTCGCCTGCGCCTGTGGGAGTGGGACCGGCTGCGTGGTGTGGTCTTCCAGGTGGACCTGTGGCTGCCACCGGGGGGCGCGCTGCACGTGTATGTGCGCATCCAGAACCCGCAACCCGTGGCGGTGCCGATGTACTGGTGGTCCACGGCCGCCGTCACCGAGGCCGACGACGTCCGGGTGCTCGCCCCCGCTCGGTCCGCCTTTGCCACCGATGGTGACGGGCCGGTGCGGCGGGTGCCCGTGCCGGTGCACGACGGCTCCGACACCACCTGGTCGGTCCGCTCACCGGTGTCCGCGGACTACTTCTACGACATCGACGACGGCGAGCTGCCCTGGGTCGCGGCCGTCGCCGGGGACGGGCACGGCCTGCTCCAGGTCTCCACGAGTCGGCTGCGCGGACGGAAGCTGTTCTGCTGGGGCACCTCCACCGGCGGCGCCCAGTGGCAGGACTGGCTCAGCCCCACCGGTGGGGCGTACCTGGAGATCCAGGCCGGGCTGCTGCCCACCCAGTTCGAGCACGTTGCGATGCCGACCGGGGCGCACTGGGACTGGGTGGAGGTCTACGGCGATGCCGACGTGGACGCCCAGGTGGCGCACGGGCAGGACTGGACGGCCGCCGTCGGGCATGTGGGCGAGGCCGCCGCGCGGCTGCTGGCGGACCCGGACCGGACGCTCACCGATGCACGCGTGGTGGCGGACCAGGAGCCGGAGACGCACGTGAGTGCGGGGTCCGGTTGGGGTGCGTTGGAGCTGATGGCGGCCGGGCGTCCGGGCAGTACCCTCGGCGACATCTCCCCGGGCACCCCGTTCACGCGGGAGATGCTCACCGGCGAGGCCGCCGGATGGGTCGCGGTGCTGGAGGACGCGCCGGCCGCCCTCGACGGCGCCGACCCTGCCGTGCCGCCCGCGTCATACGTGACCGGTGCGCACTGGGAGAGCGCCCTGACCGACCTCGAGCCCGGGTGGGCGCGGGATTACCACCTGGGTGTGCTGACCCATGCGCGCGGCGCCCTGGACGAAGCCGAGGGGTGGTACCGCCGCTCCCTCGATCACATCGGCACTGCCTGGGCCCGGCGCGGGCTCGCGCTGCTGGCGGCTGAGCGGGGCGAACTGGTCCGCGCCCTCGAGCTGTTCCTCAGCGTCTGGCGGAGCGAGGGGGTAATGGGTTCTCCGGCGGAGTCGAGCCTGCTCGTCGAGACGATGACGGCGGCCCTCGCCGCGGATCGGCCCGGTGTGGCCCTGGAGGTTGCCGAGCAGGCGAGCAGGCGTGTGCGTGAGCGGGGACGGGTGCGACTGCTGCGCGCCCGGGCCGGTTGGCAGGTGGGGAACGATGTGGGCGCGGCACTCACCCGCACCCTGCTGCGGGAGGGGATCGAGGTGCCGGACCTGCGGGAGGGGGAGCTCGAGCTCTCCGACCTGTGGCTCGCCGCCTTCCCCGACGAGCCGGTGCCGGCCCGCTACGACTACCGGATGTTCTGA
- a CDS encoding PfkB family carbohydrate kinase encodes MFTERNVMQDGSGRVVCCGLTTLDVTQVVDRLPGPNEKIVATEARLAVGGPAANAALTAAALGAPTTLVTALGSGPLAELARAELSAGGVLVHDLAHVAAPPISTVLVTAGTGERAVASANLSRSSTPPPMSEPELEQVLDGARAVLVDGHLIEPSLALCAAGQRRGIPTLLDGGSHKLGLVDLLPHVNAALLSDDFTWPGESDPLAAVAARGPVLVAQSRGGAPIRVRTDEGTSEIPVPSVPAAEIVDTLGAGDVLHGAWAHAVADGASPIDAIAAGAEVASRSVRFPGALGWAGQNIR; translated from the coding sequence ATGTTCACCGAGAGGAACGTGATGCAGGACGGATCGGGCCGGGTCGTCTGTTGCGGTCTGACCACGCTGGACGTGACCCAGGTGGTGGACCGGCTGCCGGGGCCGAACGAGAAGATCGTGGCAACCGAGGCCCGCCTCGCCGTGGGTGGTCCAGCCGCCAACGCGGCGCTCACCGCTGCGGCACTCGGCGCGCCGACCACCCTGGTGACGGCGCTGGGCTCCGGGCCGCTGGCCGAGCTCGCCCGCGCGGAGCTGTCCGCGGGAGGTGTCCTCGTGCATGACCTCGCCCACGTCGCCGCTCCCCCGATCTCCACGGTGCTGGTCACGGCCGGAACGGGCGAGCGCGCCGTGGCGTCTGCGAACCTCAGCCGGTCGAGCACGCCGCCGCCCATGTCCGAGCCCGAGCTGGAGCAGGTCCTCGACGGCGCCCGGGCGGTGCTCGTCGACGGCCACCTGATCGAGCCCTCACTCGCCCTCTGCGCGGCAGGGCAACGACGCGGGATTCCCACCCTGCTGGACGGCGGGTCGCACAAGCTGGGACTGGTCGATCTGCTCCCGCACGTGAACGCCGCACTGCTCTCCGACGACTTCACCTGGCCCGGCGAGAGCGACCCGCTGGCGGCCGTGGCAGCACGCGGACCAGTGCTGGTGGCGCAGAGTCGGGGCGGTGCACCGATCCGGGTGCGCACCGACGAAGGCACGTCCGAGATCCCGGTGCCGTCGGTGCCCGCGGCCGAGATCGTCGACACCCTCGGCGCCGGTGACGTGCTGCACGGCGCCTGGGCGCACGCGGTCGCCGACGGTGCCTCACCGATCGACGCCATCGCCGCGGGCGCGGAGGTGGCCAGCCGCTCGGTGCGATTCCCCGGGGCGTTGGGCTGGGCCGGTCAGAACATCCGGTAG
- the pheS gene encoding phenylalanine--tRNA ligase subunit alpha, which translates to MSTPEVPSPLDADGVGAALEAALAAVADASDLDALKAARIAHTGDKSPLALANREIGSLDPADKATAGKLLGQSRGRLNKAIATRQAELEAERDAEVLRTEAVDVTVPPQRIPRGARHPLDVVMDEVADFFVGMGWEIAEGPELEHEWFNFDALNFGPDHPARQMQDTFFVAPSDGKTADGVLNPGSPDHLVLRTHTSPVQARTLLERDLPVYIACPGKVFRTDELDATHTPVFHQVEGLAVDKGLTMANLTGVLDHFARAMFGPEAKTRLRPSFFPFTEPSAEMDLWFPAKKGGPGWIEWGGCGMVNPNVLRACGVDPDVYSGFAFGMGIERTLMLRHGIEDMHDIIEGDIRFSQEGVR; encoded by the coding sequence ATGTCCACCCCTGAAGTTCCCTCCCCGCTCGACGCCGACGGCGTCGGCGCAGCACTCGAGGCCGCCCTGGCCGCCGTTGCCGATGCCAGCGACCTCGACGCATTGAAGGCCGCGCGCATCGCCCACACCGGCGACAAGAGCCCGCTCGCGCTCGCGAACCGTGAGATCGGCAGCCTCGATCCCGCTGACAAGGCCACCGCAGGCAAACTGCTCGGCCAGAGCCGCGGCCGCCTGAACAAGGCCATCGCGACCCGTCAGGCCGAGCTCGAGGCCGAGCGCGACGCCGAGGTGCTGCGCACCGAGGCGGTCGACGTGACCGTGCCGCCGCAGCGGATCCCGCGTGGTGCCCGCCACCCCTTGGACGTCGTGATGGACGAAGTGGCCGACTTCTTCGTCGGGATGGGCTGGGAGATCGCCGAGGGCCCCGAGCTCGAGCACGAGTGGTTCAACTTCGATGCCCTCAACTTCGGCCCGGACCACCCGGCCCGGCAGATGCAGGACACTTTCTTCGTCGCACCCTCGGACGGGAAGACGGCCGACGGTGTGCTCAACCCGGGGTCCCCGGACCACCTCGTCCTGCGCACGCACACCTCACCGGTGCAGGCACGCACCCTGCTCGAGCGCGACCTCCCGGTCTACATCGCATGCCCCGGTAAGGTGTTCCGCACCGACGAGCTGGACGCGACGCACACCCCCGTCTTCCACCAGGTGGAGGGACTCGCCGTCGACAAGGGCCTGACGATGGCGAACCTGACGGGCGTGCTGGACCACTTCGCGCGCGCCATGTTCGGGCCCGAGGCGAAGACCCGGCTGCGCCCGTCGTTCTTCCCGTTCACCGAACCGAGTGCCGAGATGGACCTGTGGTTCCCCGCCAAGAAGGGCGGCCCGGGCTGGATCGAGTGGGGCGGCTGCGGCATGGTCAACCCGAACGTGCTGCGCGCCTGCGGGGTGGACCCGGACGTCTACTCCGGGTTCGCCTTCGGGATGGGGATCGAGCGCACCCTGATGCTCCGGCACGGGATCGAGGACATGCACGACATCATCGAGGGCGATATTCGCTTCTCTCAGGAAGGAGTGCGCTGA
- the pheT gene encoding phenylalanine--tRNA ligase subunit beta: protein MPLVPLPWLREHVDVPAGTTAEQLAADLVRVGLEEETIHTSGVTGPLVVGRVLAVTPEEQKNGKTINWCLVDVGAEHAPDTAPEGADEAATGLDYHPRGIVCGAHNFAPGDSVVVALSGAVLPGDFAIASRKTYGHISDGMICSSKELGLGEDHEGIIVLDDPPAPGTDALTLLGLAEEVMEINVTPDRGYCFSMRGIAREYAHSTGATFTDPGLVTPAGSAAQPPAATDDGFAIELADDAPIHDVPGCDRFVARIVRGIDPAAPTPDWMATRLRQAGMRPISLTVDVTNYVMLDLGQPLHAYDLASLAAPIVVRRARAGERLITLDDQKRTLDADDLLITDSPDGTGSRILGLAGVMGGAETEVGEATTDILIEAAHFDQITVARTARRHKLPSEAAKRFERGVDPALPAVAAQRVVDLLVELGGGTDDPAVTDVDQTTAPAPIALDAALPGRTAGVEYTPETVADTLRNLGAEVVPAAEESDGETGRRARRAPTLQVTPPTWRPDLGTPADLVEEVIRLQGYDQVPSVLPTAPPGRGLSARQRSRRRVADLLADAGLVQVLTYPFVAPGRRDELGLPAEDSRRRSVRLANPLSEAQPLMRTSVLETLVDAAVRNIGRGLTDVAVYELGLVTLPDGGTHLSPLPALGVRPTDADLDAVRAAVPDQPLHLAAVLTGNVVPASVHTSARAADYADAIDVVHRVAELLRVPLTVTADAERAPWHPGRCAQFSLTDGTVVGWAGELAPKVTQALDLPARTVALEITLGALLDAAPDAPTQFRAISTFPAAKEDIALVVADDVPAADLLATVREGAGELAEEVRLFDSYRGESLGAGRVSLAFSLRLRAADRTLKATDSAQVRDAVVALAGQRHGAELRS, encoded by the coding sequence ATGCCGCTCGTCCCGCTGCCGTGGCTGCGTGAGCACGTCGACGTTCCTGCCGGCACCACTGCCGAGCAGCTCGCCGCCGACCTGGTCCGGGTGGGCCTGGAGGAGGAGACGATCCACACCTCCGGCGTGACCGGCCCGCTCGTGGTCGGCCGCGTGCTCGCGGTGACGCCCGAGGAGCAGAAGAACGGCAAGACCATCAACTGGTGTCTGGTGGACGTGGGCGCCGAGCACGCCCCGGACACGGCCCCGGAGGGTGCCGACGAGGCTGCGACTGGTCTGGACTACCACCCACGCGGCATCGTCTGCGGTGCGCACAACTTCGCCCCCGGCGATTCTGTGGTCGTCGCTCTCTCCGGTGCCGTGCTGCCCGGCGACTTCGCCATCGCTTCCCGCAAGACCTACGGACACATCTCCGATGGGATGATCTGCTCATCCAAGGAGCTCGGCCTGGGGGAGGACCACGAGGGGATCATCGTCCTGGACGACCCGCCCGCACCCGGGACCGACGCCCTCACCCTCCTCGGTCTCGCCGAGGAGGTGATGGAGATCAACGTCACCCCGGACCGGGGCTACTGCTTCTCGATGCGCGGTATCGCCCGGGAGTACGCCCACTCCACCGGCGCCACGTTCACCGACCCCGGCCTGGTCACCCCGGCAGGGTCCGCCGCGCAGCCGCCGGCCGCCACCGACGACGGGTTCGCCATCGAACTCGCCGACGACGCCCCGATCCACGACGTGCCCGGCTGCGACCGGTTCGTCGCCCGGATCGTGCGTGGCATCGACCCCGCTGCCCCGACCCCGGACTGGATGGCTACCCGGCTGCGCCAGGCCGGAATGCGCCCGATCTCCCTGACGGTGGACGTCACCAACTACGTGATGCTCGACCTCGGACAGCCCCTGCACGCCTACGACCTGGCCAGTCTCGCCGCGCCCATCGTGGTGCGCCGAGCCCGCGCCGGTGAGAGGCTCATCACGCTGGACGATCAGAAGCGCACCTTGGACGCCGACGATCTGCTCATCACCGACTCACCGGACGGCACCGGCTCACGCATCCTCGGCCTGGCCGGCGTGATGGGCGGAGCGGAGACCGAGGTCGGCGAGGCCACGACGGACATCCTCATCGAGGCCGCGCACTTCGATCAGATCACCGTGGCCCGCACCGCCCGCCGCCACAAGCTGCCCAGCGAGGCCGCGAAGCGGTTCGAGCGCGGCGTGGACCCCGCTCTTCCGGCCGTGGCTGCCCAGCGAGTGGTGGACCTCCTCGTCGAGCTCGGTGGCGGAACCGACGACCCGGCGGTGACCGACGTGGATCAGACCACCGCTCCGGCGCCGATCGCCCTGGACGCCGCCCTGCCCGGACGGACCGCCGGTGTCGAGTACACGCCCGAGACCGTGGCGGACACGTTGCGGAACTTGGGCGCCGAGGTCGTGCCTGCCGCGGAGGAGTCCGACGGCGAGACCGGACGTCGCGCGCGCCGTGCCCCGACCCTCCAGGTCACCCCGCCCACCTGGCGGCCCGACCTGGGCACTCCCGCCGACTTGGTCGAGGAAGTGATCCGGCTCCAGGGCTATGACCAGGTGCCCTCCGTACTGCCCACCGCACCGCCGGGGCGTGGCCTGAGTGCTCGCCAGCGCTCCCGACGGCGGGTGGCCGACCTGCTCGCCGACGCCGGGCTCGTGCAGGTGCTCACCTACCCGTTCGTTGCCCCCGGTCGCCGGGATGAGCTCGGCTTGCCCGCCGAGGACTCCCGACGGCGGTCCGTACGCTTGGCGAACCCGCTCAGCGAGGCGCAGCCGCTGATGCGCACCAGCGTGCTGGAGACGCTGGTGGATGCCGCCGTGCGGAACATCGGCCGTGGTCTGACCGATGTGGCCGTGTATGAGCTCGGCCTGGTCACCCTCCCCGACGGCGGCACACACCTCTCCCCGCTGCCCGCGCTCGGGGTTCGCCCCACCGACGCCGACCTGGACGCCGTGCGTGCGGCCGTGCCGGACCAGCCGTTGCACCTGGCCGCCGTGCTCACCGGGAATGTGGTGCCGGCCTCGGTACACACCAGCGCACGTGCAGCGGACTACGCGGATGCGATTGACGTGGTGCACCGCGTGGCTGAGCTCCTGCGGGTGCCGCTGACCGTGACCGCCGATGCCGAGCGCGCGCCCTGGCACCCCGGCCGGTGCGCCCAGTTCAGCCTGACCGACGGCACGGTCGTCGGGTGGGCCGGTGAGCTCGCACCGAAGGTGACCCAGGCCCTCGACCTGCCGGCACGCACGGTCGCGCTGGAGATCACCCTCGGCGCCCTGCTGGACGCCGCGCCGGATGCGCCGACCCAGTTCCGGGCCATCTCCACCTTCCCGGCCGCCAAGGAGGACATCGCCCTGGTCGTGGCCGACGACGTCCCTGCCGCCGATCTGCTCGCCACCGTCCGTGAGGGCGCGGGTGAGCTGGCCGAGGAGGTGCGGCTGTTCGACTCCTACCGCGGCGAGTCCCTCGGTGCGGGACGGGTGTCCCTGGCGTTCTCGCTCCGTCTGCGTGCAGCCGACCGCACGCTGAAGGCGACGGACTCCGCACAGGTGCGGGACGCCGTCGTGGCGCTCGCGGGCCAGCGACACGGAGCCGAGCTGCGCAGCTGA
- a CDS encoding dihydrofolate reductase family protein, which yields MAGKVFFSVSMSLDGFIAPESTEDLMGKQWMELQQWVFRQRHFRENLKLGQGGEEGRDNDILRETYQRTGANVMGKRMFDAGEYAWPEEAPFHTPVVVVTREKRDPWERPGGTIFHFVNNGIEAALDLAREAAGGQDVRVAGGGATILQYLNAGLIDEFSIAVSPVLFGTGIRLFEGVDAERIALEQVRAEASPRVTHLTYAVREL from the coding sequence ATGGCCGGAAAGGTGTTCTTCAGCGTATCGATGTCGCTCGACGGATTCATCGCCCCCGAGTCCACCGAGGACCTGATGGGCAAGCAGTGGATGGAACTGCAGCAGTGGGTCTTCCGGCAGCGGCACTTCCGCGAGAACCTCAAGCTGGGTCAGGGCGGCGAGGAAGGGCGCGACAACGACATTCTGCGGGAGACCTATCAGCGCACCGGCGCGAACGTAATGGGCAAGCGGATGTTCGACGCCGGCGAGTACGCGTGGCCGGAGGAGGCGCCGTTCCACACGCCCGTTGTCGTGGTGACCCGCGAGAAGCGTGACCCTTGGGAGCGGCCGGGTGGAACCATCTTCCACTTCGTCAACAACGGCATCGAGGCCGCGCTCGACCTGGCCCGCGAGGCTGCCGGCGGTCAGGACGTGCGCGTCGCCGGCGGCGGCGCGACGATCCTGCAGTATCTGAACGCCGGACTGATCGACGAGTTCTCGATCGCCGTATCACCGGTGCTGTTCGGCACCGGAATCCGCCTGTTCGAGGGCGTGGACGCCGAACGTATCGCTCTGGAGCAAGTTCGTGCGGAGGCTTCCCCGAGGGTGACGCATCTGACGTACGCCGTCCGGGAGCTGTAG
- a CDS encoding SRPBCC family protein, producing MSTTGRGTPAQSSTADREIVISRVINAPREVVFEAFSEVRHLSQWWGPEGFTTTTRAFEFRVGGVWDFVMHGPDGTDYAEWITWTEITPPERIVLLHGESREDPNAFESVLTFTPDGPATRIEMRTVFPTAALRDEAITQHGAVEGGRQTLGNLAAYIVEVVRQAEN from the coding sequence ATGAGCACGACAGGACGAGGAACACCGGCGCAGTCCTCCACGGCAGACCGCGAGATCGTGATCTCCCGGGTGATCAATGCCCCACGCGAGGTGGTCTTCGAGGCCTTCAGCGAGGTGCGGCACCTGTCGCAGTGGTGGGGGCCCGAGGGGTTCACCACCACCACGCGGGCGTTCGAGTTCCGCGTCGGCGGCGTGTGGGACTTCGTGATGCACGGACCGGACGGGACCGATTACGCCGAGTGGATCACCTGGACCGAGATCACCCCACCGGAGCGGATCGTGCTGCTCCACGGCGAATCGCGCGAGGACCCGAACGCCTTCGAATCGGTCCTGACCTTCACGCCCGACGGCCCGGCGACCCGGATCGAGATGCGCACGGTCTTCCCCACCGCGGCACTGCGCGATGAGGCGATCACCCAGCACGGCGCGGTCGAAGGAGGCCGGCAGACCTTGGGGAACCTGGCCGCCTATATCGTCGAGGTCGTACGGCAGGCGGAGAACTGA
- a CDS encoding ArsR/SmtB family transcription factor, which translates to MARAATTSDVFNAIAEPQRRDILVLLRTGERPVNELAQELGITQPGASKHLRVLREVGLVRDRRAGKQRLYGLDARGLRPVHEWTGGFEQFWNESFDRLDVYVQDLKQHRQE; encoded by the coding sequence ATGGCACGCGCAGCGACGACGTCGGACGTCTTCAACGCGATCGCCGAGCCGCAGCGCCGGGACATCCTGGTCCTGCTGCGCACCGGTGAGCGCCCAGTGAACGAGCTGGCCCAGGAGCTAGGGATCACCCAGCCGGGGGCGTCCAAGCACCTGCGGGTGCTTCGAGAGGTCGGACTCGTGCGAGACCGCAGGGCCGGCAAACAACGCCTCTACGGCCTCGACGCCCGCGGACTGCGACCGGTCCACGAGTGGACCGGCGGATTCGAGCAGTTCTGGAACGAGAGCTTCGATCGCCTGGACGTGTACGTCCAGGACCTGAAACAGCACAGGCAGGAGTAG
- a CDS encoding MFS transporter, with translation MSSRLGAGLTFALGLLVLCSFGTWYYGYGVLIEPIARETGWSQTTLTSAYGVALLLVGVGSVLAGRASDRFGPHLVLIVAAGCTVAASAVAASASSPAVFLPGAILTQACVGAVGYYALAHAIIARVAPDGRTRGITRNTLFGALASTVFLPLMAWSATQWGWRPTMMAAGCLVAAAMLWAATLLRHLGGADGSGSTLLGGLAYAIRDARLRRLLALGVLGGAMMSVLLLFQVPAMVEAGLTLGVASALAGARGAFQIAGRLPLPWVLDRVPHLLVVRVCLLLFGLPALLLPFSESMVAAIAFVVLAGIGVGTFSTMESVYTVEFVDARSVGLMLGAYALARGVGSAVGPTLAGAAVDSFGTRTPVLITLAVLAIVAVALVPQPGAAGSRAGER, from the coding sequence GTGAGTAGCCGGCTCGGCGCCGGGCTGACGTTCGCGCTCGGCCTGCTGGTGCTGTGCTCGTTCGGCACCTGGTACTACGGGTACGGGGTCCTGATCGAGCCAATCGCACGCGAGACCGGCTGGAGCCAGACCACGCTCACCAGCGCCTACGGGGTAGCGCTGTTGCTGGTGGGGGTCGGGTCGGTGCTCGCCGGCCGTGCCAGCGACCGGTTCGGTCCGCACCTGGTGCTCATCGTGGCGGCCGGGTGCACCGTGGCAGCCAGCGCGGTCGCCGCCTCGGCGAGCAGCCCCGCGGTGTTCCTCCCCGGGGCGATCCTCACCCAGGCTTGTGTGGGGGCGGTGGGCTACTACGCTCTGGCGCACGCCATCATCGCCCGAGTTGCTCCGGACGGGCGCACCCGCGGGATCACGAGGAACACGCTGTTCGGGGCGCTGGCCAGCACAGTGTTCCTCCCGTTGATGGCGTGGTCGGCGACCCAGTGGGGCTGGCGGCCCACGATGATGGCGGCCGGGTGCCTGGTGGCTGCCGCGATGCTGTGGGCGGCGACGCTGCTCCGCCATCTCGGCGGGGCGGACGGATCGGGGAGCACCCTGCTCGGCGGCCTCGCCTATGCGATCCGGGACGCCCGGCTGCGGCGCCTCCTCGCGCTCGGTGTGCTGGGCGGGGCGATGATGTCGGTGCTGCTGCTGTTCCAGGTGCCGGCGATGGTGGAGGCCGGACTCACCCTCGGGGTGGCGTCGGCGCTGGCCGGGGCGCGTGGGGCGTTCCAGATCGCGGGGCGACTGCCGTTGCCCTGGGTGCTCGACCGCGTGCCGCATCTGCTCGTGGTGCGGGTGTGCCTGCTGCTGTTCGGTCTGCCTGCGCTGCTCCTGCCATTCTCTGAGTCGATGGTGGCGGCCATCGCCTTCGTGGTGCTGGCTGGGATCGGGGTGGGCACCTTCTCCACGATGGAGAGCGTGTACACGGTGGAGTTCGTGGACGCCCGCTCCGTGGGTCTGATGCTGGGTGCGTACGCGCTGGCGCGTGGCGTCGGCTCGGCCGTGGGGCCCACGCTGGCCGGCGCGGCCGTGGATTCCTTCGGCACCCGGACCCCGGTCCTCATCACGCTGGCGGTGCTGGCGATCGTCGCGGTGGCGCTCGTACCGCAGCCAGGCGCCGCGGGAAGCCGGGCCGGCGAACGATAA